The genome window GCAGACTCCACCCCAAAACAAGAACATGCAGTGGTGATtccggcagcaacagcagctggcCCATTGCCAGAGGTGCGAATGCCCCCCCCCTCAAAGGTGTCCCTGGCAGAGACGTTTCCAGGGGAAACATTTTGTGCAAGACAACAGAGGAAGCAGCCTTATTGTGAGTCAGACTAATTGGCTCATCTAAGTCAGTATcgcctacactgacaggcagcagctctccagggtttcaaacaggaggggttgcatccaatgctggtGCTACTCAGTTGGGGCCATtgttttcaatgagtctactctaaaACTTAATTGTATGCAAGCCCTGCCCTGAGATGCCAGGATAGGACCCgcgaccttctgtgtgcaaacacGATGCTCTGAGTTAAGGGCTACCTGCATCAGGCCTAATTCAGCCATCTCTCATGCAGTTATCTGCACTTTTGTTTAAAACATTGAAGACTCAAGTAAGGGGAGGGGACGAGAGTCCCTCTTCAGGATCCTTCTAGCCAGGACACTTTTCCTAATTTTTTGACCTACATACCCTTTCCTAACAGCTACACCCACACTACTTCTACCCTCGCACCAATTTTTTGCTTCCAGTCATGCTTTCCCCCCCAATATGTACACAAGATCTTTTGGACTTTGAATGCATCAAAGCTCCTTTGCAAGGATTGTTGCATATTTGCCAACCAGTGGCAAAGCTGGCTCTTCCCCTCACTCCCACCCATCTCCACCCCACCATCCCTAGTCAGGCTGAAGTGTTTCTTGATTTTGGACAGGAACAGAATCCAGAAAGTTTTGCAGGGGAAGGCTCTCTTCTCTTATCCCAAAACGTTGCCCCAGGAGGACTTTGGCACCACCTAGTTCATTCCATGTAAGAGCAGGGACCCTGCAAGGTGCCCCAGGGCAAGCGGCTGACTGCATGAGTCAGACCGACAACTATCAGGATCAAATCAGAACAGGGAGGAAGGGGTTGCCTTTGGCTAATAGGTGTCACAGAGCTCCTCCCACTGGCCCAgtaggctcaatccctggctgTATCTTGAGTCCCAGTCCCGCTCAAACACAGCCTGAAGCTGCTCCCGGACAGTCGGCTGGTTCCCAGCCTCCACGTGGCTGTGATTCACCACCAGCGCAGACCCTGCAGTGTGAAGAAAGTAGTCTCCAGACCAGTTGGACGTTCCTGTTGGGAAGGGAAGGAAACACAAACGGTAAGGGCCCTGCGTGTGCTGTAGCACAGCTCTGAGGGACTGGGACTGAGATGAATGTCCTCTCAAGGTAAGAGGAGGACTGTTAAAGTGGTCAACCCAGTTTCTTTTGTTAACTAAACAGCACCCTTATTGTGCTACGCTGGGGAGAATACTTTGGCACAGAAACTACATACCCCAAAACACTTCTGGAAGGCAAGAGCCAGTATGGCGGAAGAGGGCATGCCATGCCCCCCCTTCACTCTGGCAGAAGCGAGGGAAAGAAACGAACGAACGAACACCACAGACTGATGGTGCAGTGGCCAACATGCTAGAGTGGAGCACTGTGTTGGGGCTCTGCAAGTTAACAGCATTTGGGGGGACTGGCTCTGTCTGCCTAGAAATCTGATGGGAAGCAGCAAACTGTGGAGATAAGCCATGTTCAGCATTCCCACCTTTGTCCAATCTGTGTGTATATAAATGAAGTTGTGCATCACAACAGCTCCACGAGGCAACAGTGACCTCATTCCAAGGGAAACGCAGCCTGGCACTGCTCAGAGAACTGGGACATGAGTAACAATGCCAATGCCAACAAGATGTGGGCAGAAGGCTATAGGCAGAAGCCATATGACAAGGCCCTGACTGGCTAGCAAGAATTTGGCCAGCCATTCACACCTGGATTCAGAGCCTGAGCAGCCTAAACCCAGCCCAAGTGCCTGGAAGATTCAGCACTGGCAGAGTTGGCTTCCGTCTCCCCTCTGCCATTCCCCGTGTCCCCGCTGTTGCCCCCTGGACCAATGCTGTGTCCTGCTTCTGAGTGTTGCCTACATTCAAGGCCAAGTGCAGGGCCACATTCTGGAAGGAGCTGACCTCAGTCAGGCCCTCTCAACTGAgctccccaccctccctcccagcatACAGCTTTCCCTCTGAGAGGCCTGCTGGTCATTCCTCAGGGCATCCGCTGCCCTCCTCCTGGGCTACTTCTCTCACGTCACTTTTGACAGAAAGAAACCCCCCACTAGCCTAGGCCAGCTCTTTGGCTGAACTAGCCTCACCCTGAAGACTCTCCGATTGCTGGACCCCCCCTTCCCCACCTACCCACTACTCACCAATATAAGCCACCTTGTCTGTCACCATGAATTTGCTGTGGTTGACTCTGGCATAGGGGATCTTGGCCTGTGTCTCATTTGCTGGAACCACAAAGAGCCTctggcaaaggagagaaaaagaagtgaaaaatcaaaaagaggaggaggaggagggggttgcAGAAGAGATCACTGGGGTGGgggtgcttgttgttgttatgtgccttcaagtcgattttgacttatggcgaccctatgaattggcgacctccaatagcatctgtcgtaaaccaccctgttcagatcttgtaagttcaggcctgtggcttcctttacggaatcaagccatctcttgtttggccttcctcttttcctactcgctgctgtttttccaagcattattgtcttttctagtgagtcatgtcttctaattatgtgcccaaagtatgataacctcagtttcatcattttagcttctagtgatagttctggcttaatttgttctaacgcccaattatttgtcttttttgcggtccatggtatctgcaaagctcttctccaacaccacatgtcaaatgagtttatttttctcttgtccacttttttcgctATCCAACTTTCCTGACCCTACGAGGGACTCACGCATAGGATGAACAGCATTCACTCCCGTTGCTGAGGACAAGGCAAGAGCTGTGGGCTCAGGACGACTGAGGCACCTTCATCTCTGCCGGAGGGGAAAGGCCGTAGCTCCCGGGTGGAGCAGCTGCCTTACAggcagaaggccctaggttcagcCTCAGCAGCATCCCCAAGGTAGGGCTGGGTGGGGCTCCTGCCTGAACCCTGCAGCGCTGCTACCAGCCAATACTGGCAGTCCTGAGGTAGACAGACCAGGGCCTGACTCTGGTTAAGGCGGCTTCCCAAGTTCAAGGGCCAGTCCCTTTCCTCAGAGGTCCAAAAGAAGGTTGAGCCGGCAGCCGTCAAACAACGAAGCTGCAGTTACCAGCATCAGGAACAAGGGAAGGGTCAGATGAGAAGGCCCCGTGGAGCCTCTCCCAGCTCTCATTCCCACGACTGGATACGCCTCGTCTGTGCTGGTTTGAATAATGGGTTGTTGGCTGGCACTTCATCTCCACTCCAGAGACTGATCTTATAGGGGCAAGACTGGGAGCCCAGTCGAGAAGGCCCTCACCACTTCCACGCTGTAGTGGGTGTGGTTGTCCTGCAGGGCAGCCAAGGACCGCAGGAACGGGAACATGATTGGCTTAGAGTGTCTCCAGCAGCTGACGAGGAGGCGGATGAGGACTCTCCTCTCATAGGCCGCCTTCCGCAGGTGGTCATCAATCACCGGCCAGAACCTGGGTGGGGACAAGCAAGAACTCGGGTCATATCCTGCACTGTCACCTCTGACACAGTGCATCTTCTTCTGTCCAGCGCCCTTCAACAGGGATGGCGCCAGCTGAACATTGCGGAACGGTTTGGGCCAAAATGGTCATTCAAGGGCAGATGAAACTGGACAGCTCTTGGGCCAGTCCCACCCAGCCAACTGTATGAGAGAGGGGAGAGTGGCCGGATGCCTGGTGAATTTGCATGTCCCCATCTTTTCCTCCCCTGCAGGGTGGAGATGATCTGGACCCCATGTGCTCAGCAGCCGTGTGTGGACTGGCCACAGCATCAAGGGATTCACCTTGCCGCCCCACTGCACCCGTGGGGAGCTTTGTGCCATGGAGAAGCAtaactgagtgtgtgtgtgtgtgtctcaacAAGGGACTCAGCAGAGCAACACTTTACTGTTGTGATGCTACTGTGTCTCACTGTGTCAGCTGCTTGAAAGCAGCAAGTGGCCAACTGACAGCTATTAGcccatttattaattttatttatatcccgctgttCCTCCCAGTAGACAGAACTGCATTTATAGTGGCAGTATATGCCAGTTTACAGATCCTGAGGACAAGCAACAGGGAATGCACATCCTCTTTCAcgccctgcttgcaagcttcccaaaaGAATCCAACTGTcctctgttggaaacagaatgctgggccaGCATCAACTCTCATGTCCTCCTTTTGCTGTCTGTGTTATTGTAGGAGAGAACATGATGGTGATGGTCAGAATGCTGAATATGCAGcacacagggagggagggagggacggagggagggagggaggtcacACACTTCAGCAGACATTTACCTCTTGGGGTGAGAGAACTCCATGGTGGGCAAATAGCTCATCACTGCAATGTAGACAAACTCCTCAGCTTCATCAATGATGCTCACCAGGGACTGGAGGTCCTCCGTCCGCCCAGTGGCACACAGCGCAGGGGGAGCGCTCTGGAGACAGGTGCAGAGGGAAAAGACCCATGAAAGAAGGAGGGCCCCAACTGGTCAGGCATGCCATCAATCTGAGGCATTGGTCAATGGTTTGGGAAGGGTGGGGGTTGATTGCATGGGAGATTTCTGGAGGCATTTTTTGACGCATCCTCTTTACCCGGCAAGCACAAGCCTGTTCATCCCCCGCCCACATTCATGTACTCAAAAACACCAGGCTGCATCGCTCCAAGGTGGGGTGGTTCCCAGAGAAACAACAGTTGGGGGGTAAAATGAAGAGACTTTTGTTCGCACAACAGCTAGAGAGCACACCAGGGCCTGTGCTGGGTGTCACCCTGCTCAAAGGACTCCACTCCCTGAGCCAGAACCATATTTCTCTGGCATTCCCACTAGGGATATCTTAGCAGAAATGAACCCTTGaagagtgggtggggggagggtggCAAACTGTTTTTTTTATTCAGTGGGACTGTTTCGCCTGACAGCATTTGGCCACCAAAAACTCCACAAGAGACGGTCACTAGTTTTGACCAGAGTGCCTGACTGCTCTGCCTGCCAACTCACCGAAAGGTACACACCGGCATCTGTGTCGTTCAGCTTCAGCTCCAGAGGTGTCTCCTTGTTATACGTGGTGGAGTAATTGGCTGGCCAGGGAGATGGGATGGTGGCATCGGGCAGCCCCAGAGCCCAGTATGCCtcaaacattttccccaaatcCTGCGCCAGGCAGCTGCAGTTGTACACAGCCACACCTAGCTCCTTCACCTGCAGTCAGAAAAGAGAGAATGAGAAGCTGCTCCTTCCATGCAGAATGGAATTAATGCATCATctcgcatgcacacgcacacacagctgcAGTGCAGAATCCAGGAAGAGCACCCAGACCCCTGCAATCGGCCTAAGAGGACAACAGGCCACATCTACTTAGAGCAGTCTTCACCAAGCCACATTCCCTCTAGACAGTTTGGGCTagagctcccatcaaccccagccagcgcaGCTGTAGGATGCGAGGAGTGATAGTACCACGGTCatcctggctggggttgatggcagctgtagtccaaaatgtctggagggcaccaagtcggCAAAGGCAAACTAGAAAACACTGATATAGTGCCCTTTGTCATACTAGACATCGGAATGGTTCACAACagcaaaaacacaaaacaaatatGTCAGAACAGACACCAGCAGGTCATAAGATACTAAAAAACTTACAAAAAGCAGcaactttttaaaacacacacacacaaatgagtgcctgggtgaataaaactGTTTTTGCTGATGCCCGAAGGACCACAATGTTGGCACCTGGTGGGCCTCCCTGGGGGAAGATGTGTCAGGACTGGGGAGTCTCAGCCAAAAGAGCCCTCACTTCAGATGCGGGAGATGGATGATGAAGGACTCTGGCTGATGATCTCGAAAATTATCAGGCCGCATGCAGCCGCTTCGTTGCTGCCCTTAAAGGTAAGAATGCTGCCCAGCTCCTGCGGCCCAAGATAGGCACCCCCATTCGCTAGGCCTGGGCACAGGGTGGGTTCCAACACAGCCTGGCACTTGATGTCACAGGCCCCTTCAGGAAGGATACATCACCTGGGTGAGGGCGCGCCAGTCCATGTTTGCACTCCCAAGGTAAATGTGCTTCTGGTCCACAATCCAGAATTTAGTGTGCAGAACTCCACCAGTTAGCCTGGGCAGGTTAACTTTGCGAATCTGTGCACCTGGACAGGTTTGGAAAGAAGACTGTTTTAGTTCTAAGCACATTTTACAAAAAGGTGTTGGTTCCATAGCCATAGGGCCACTGCAAAAAAGGCCTCGTCCCTTGTACCTGAATGACTGACGGACCTCCCTTCCTGGTGGGCACATCTGCAGGACTCTGTGCAGAACCCTAATCCATAGCAAGTCCATATAGGCACAAGTAGTCCTTTAAGCAACTTGGTCCCAAACTGTTAAAGGCTGTTTCCAACACCCTGAACTGGACCTGGAAGCGTATTGGCAGCTGTTGCAGAGGTGGTGTGATATGGTCTGAGCATTTAGCCCCTGTCAACACCAAAGCTGCTACATTCTGCACCAGCGAAGCTTCTTAGCAGTCTTCAAAATGAGCACCACATAAAGCACGTTGCTGTATTCCAGCCTGGATCACTACAGTGAGACCCGCTTCATATAAAGGTAACCTTCCTCACCTAAATGTTGCTCCTCAGCAAATGGCAATACAGAGGCTTACTGTCGCTAAAGCAGAAGAGTGCATAGAGCTATCACAGCTAGTTACCATCAAAGGCCTCTCTGCCGCCATAGGCCCCAAGAAATCATCAAATCCCCTTTCAAGCCACTGCCACTACCACATCTCACAGTGCAAGATTCCACAAGTTCATTACACAGCCACCTCAAGCATCCAAAGGTCTCCGGCTCCCCCGAAAGGCTCCGCCTTTTCTCCCTTGCTGTCCCGAATCCTTGGAACTGCCCCCCAGAACACCTCCAGGGTGCCATTGCCTTTTCTTCCTTCAACCCCTCCCTCGAAGGGCATTTTTTGCAATGCCTCTGACTCAGTTCCCATGCCCTGCTCTCACTGAAACAGCTCTAACTGCAACCAACACAACTGCTGATGGCTTCCCTGCTTATCCCCTCTGCTGCCTCaacttctctccccttcctttggaaCACAGAGGAAGCCACTGATACAGCCTCACCCCCAAGTCCAGCCCAACCCTTTGATGTTTCCCACATGTCtcattttagattgtaaactcctCAGGACAAGGACCTGCTTCTAGGACTCGGACTTGTGAAGCTCTTCACGTGTAGGTCCTGAATCTCCAACCACTTTTACTGGATGACCCCACATTCTAGCATTACGAGGGAGGGCGAAAAGCCTCCTCCTATCCACGTTACACACCTCTTACCATCTTGCCCCTTCCTTgtatgccttttttctaaactacagAGTCTCTGACATTGTCACCTTTCGTCATGGGGGGCAAGGCTGCTGTATCATTGTTTTGAATGCCCTTTTTTGCACCCCTGCTTGAGGCAAGAGGGGCCTGTCGCGTCCTGGGTTGGCTTTCTGGAATCAAGCGTTGCTGCAAATGGCCACCTGCTCTCACTCACCGCTCTCCTCCAGCGCCTGGAGGTCATGGCAGGGCATTCGAGAGGTAGGGGGATTGACGGCAATCCGCAAGGCAATGCCTCTGCTGGGCACCTTCGCCAACTCTGCCAGGATTTCTTCCCCCTGATTGTAAAGGGAGGATACAGTGAGTGGGCAAGATCTGAGCCAGGCACAAGAGGCACCTTCCCCTCGCGTGGCTTCCTGGGCAGCCCATGGAAGGCCCAGATCTCATTTCAAATTGTTTGGGATAAGCCTTCTGTATCCAGGGAACATCTTGAAAGTGCAGGTCATCCAGCAACAAGGGGAATTTGGTGACTGAACTCTTCAGAAACGTGCACTGCATCCAGCCAGAGATGAAACACTCTTTGTTTGCAACTGTTTGGAGGCCCCAGTGCAGTTAATGCAGCCCAGAATTGGGCATCACAGCCCTCAAGTTGGGCATGTTGGCTGGTGCATGGAGGTGGAGAGGGGTATCCGTTTTGTCTAGTTTCTGAGAAGAGAAAcagcctgctgggaggaagggtgggatataaatcaaataacaaataaataaataatcagccaAATCCCTAACAAGTGAAACACACATTGGGTGTAAGACTCATagaacagaaacataggaaggtgccctCTTTGGAGTTATGCCTTACGTCATTGCCCCACCTAGCTGAGTGTAGTCctcaccagccttcctcaacctttgGGCcctcagttgttgctggactacgactcccatcaacccctgcagccagcatggccaatggtcaggaatgatgggaattgtagtccagcaaaggtTAAGGAAGGCtcgtctacactgaccagcaggggctctctggggtttcaggcaggggcctctcTCGGCCCCAGCTGGAAATGCCAGAGCcggaacctggcaccttctgcatacagagcagatgctctgaccATCCCTTCCCCAAAAATATAATTTACAACATTATTTTTCTATTTGTTGTGTTCAGTCCAATAAAATTCAATACATTTGCACCAACGTGAGCTGCACCCCCAGCTCATCACATCACTAGACTGCGGCTGCATCTGCCCAGAGGCAAGACGTCTTGGGAAGCTCTGCAATTTAGGGCTTCTTGCAGCATATCGCAACCGTCACACTGCGTTTGGATTTTATCAAATGATTTGCTGCTCCAACCGCTATAACCAAAAAGCAAGCAAACGGATGTTCCGCTTTCCCTCCAAGGGACCTTTGATGGCCTCCGAGGATGAAGGAGGCTCCACATCCAGGCAATTAGACGCCTGTTTGCAAGCAGGTTTGGCAGATCCTGCCAGGCGCTTAGCAGGGGGCAACTAATCCAAGCATGTCTTTGCTGCTGCCCATCTTGGCCCAGCCAGTCGCCAGCCTCCTTTCCCACCCCTATATGTCCACTCCAGCCTTACTTACACATGAGCAGAAACCTTTCAGCTTCACACCAAGAAAAGAGCTGCCGTAGGAAGGGGGCCCACTAGACTCACTGATTAGAAAGGAGAGTGGGGGTAGGCAACAAATCCCCAGATTATTCCCAGGGCAGAAATTCTCAGCTGGAGCAAGGCGGAACAACCAACAGCCTCAGAAAAGGAACCCAGGAAAGAGCTTGCGCCAAgttagacccttggtccatctagcccagtactgttcacactgactggcagaggccccCCAGGTTTCAGTCAGGGCATCCTTCCCAGTTCTAACCGGAGATGCCAGCggaggctgaacctgggaccttctactgcTCCTTTTCTTGAGAGCGCTCTGCCCATTCACCTGGCTGGCTGAGGGATCCTGGGTGTGGGTGTCTTCATTTCTCAGGCTCCAATAGAAAGATGCAATGTCCACAGTGCTCTCTGCATCCCCCAGAAGCGTCATCCAGGCCTCAAAAATGGAAGGGTTGGCGGTGCTGTTGTCATCATACGTCAGCCCCTCAGGGATGCTCTCCACCAACACGCTCCTGAGGAGAGAAACAGCTGCGTTCGGACGTGTTGAAGGCCAAGACATTCCTCACCCACCCACTGTTTCAGAGGAGAAGCACGGCAAGTCTCTCTAGCCTGCAAACCTGGAACTATGAAGGCATGAGTGTTTCTGCCAGGAGGGCTGAAGGTAGAAGCTTGAAGCAGCAGTGGCCAACAGCCCAAGGATCTGGTTGTGGTCAGAGACAGTTCAGCTGAATCCCAATTTCCTGCATCCCCAAGCCCCCTTCTTCGGTCAGTTTAGGCATAACAGCCTAGACACACTCTTTAAGCAGTAGCACAATCTCATGCACTTTCGCTCCAATAGAAATCTCGCCAAGTTAAAAGGTATTTACTCTTTAAGTTACACTCTCAGTGGAGAAGTGGCTTCTGCAATCATGACAGCACATTTATACAGAGCCACAGCATGCTGGGGCTCCCGGAGCACGGAACTGCCACATCCACGTGCCAGAGAGAGTCTGGCTGCAGGtggagccctcacctgcaggggtcGTTGCATGTGTTGCTCAGGTATGGGACAGGAGCCATCTTCCCTGCAGAGGCTGAGCCGCGGAAGGGGAGGATGAGTGTGTGGAACAGGAGGGCAGTCACCAGCATCGCTGACAAGATAGCAACCACTAGGGTGCAGCGGAAGTcctgggtggggtggagagagaagaAGGGCGGGGAGATGGAGAGACGGCCAGCTGCCTATCTTGTCTTAAACCCACAGTTCAGCAGCTTGACCTCAGGAGCAGAGGACCATGGAGCTGTACAGCTGTGCAGGCAACTCACAGCCATGTGGCCAGCCTTTTCCTCTGAGTCAAGAGGGCTCCATCTCACCCTAGAAAACCCCGAGAAGGTGACCAGCTCCCCTGCGGCCCTATTCAGAGCCAAACAAACTTTAGAACACTcttggtggcagcggcagcaggggagtgttgttaaattatttttattttcattatataCAACGCGTTGCAGGAGACTGGCTGAGTATTTAAAGAACTTTGGTCACACAAGACAATGAGCCCACAAAATCCCTTCTAAGTTTTATAACTGAAAAGGAAACTATAACCAAGATCCCTTCTCCTGGCAACATCTAGACCTGGTGGTGGAGTAAGAAGGAAATCCACTTCTTCTTCCACCCACAACACACCAACAAGGCCACCCGCCCAGCAATGCAGTGGAACCAGCTCCACCCTGGCCCTGCTAGATCCTTCCCTTGCTCTGAGACTCAGAGCAATTAAACCAGTGCCACTTGAGCTCTAAATGGGGAAATCCAGGGTTGTCCAATGCCAGTTCCCAATGCTTGAATTTCTATCTCATGCCAAGACCACCATGGTCAAAGGACCTCTCTGCTGTCTACAGGGCATGAAACCCAAAAGTATTTTCACAAATACTCCTTTTGAGACATTATGTGGGGATGTTTTCAGTGCAGGACAAAAGTGTAGGAGACCAAACTGCAAACTCAGTGCACATCCTACATTTTAATTAGGAAACACAGGAAGCGTAGAAGCCCATTAAAGTATTTCTTGTGGAAAAAAGGCACAAGATAGATTTCAAGTTATAAGGTGGTTTTAAGGTACAGATTTTCAGAAtcctcttcatttttttttaaaggtagttGCTgcaagctctttgcaatccctttttgttttaaccaccctgaacattttaataccagcagcaaccttggccacctcactactcGCCCCTAACCCAAGGTCATTTActacaagttaaaaagcacaggtcccagtactgatctTCTGTGCAGGCTGTGGAGGTGAcggacaggtgtctggaggcagcaATGGGCTGGAtggaggccaataaactgaggctgaatcctgataagacggAAGTGCTGCGGGTGGGTGGTTTCCGTGTCTGGGAATTAGGCGTTTGACCTGTTGAGGGaggattacactccccctgaaggacagGTGTGTGTTCTGGGAGTACGCCTGGATTCCAACCTGTCACTAGAGCCTCAAGTGGCTTCTGTGACTAgaagtgcttatgcccagcttcagctgatttgccagctatggccattcctggaccaggatagcctggcctcagttgcccATGTTCTGGTGAGTTCCTGTCTGGACTGTTGCAATGTGCTACAAgtggggctccccttgaagaTGATCTGGAGGATGCAgacagtgcagaatgcagctgctaagctggtaagtggggcagcctgatgggacTGTGTGCcaccagtcctg of Rhineura floridana isolate rRhiFlo1 chromosome 15, rRhiFlo1.hap2, whole genome shotgun sequence contains these proteins:
- the PLD3 gene encoding 5'-3' exonuclease PLD3 isoform X4, whose protein sequence is MLVTALLFHTLILPFRGSASAGKMAPVPYLSNTCNDPCRSVLVESIPEGLTYDDNSTANPSIFEAWMTLLGDAESTVDIASFYWSLRNEDTHTQDPSASQGEEILAELAKVPSRGIALRIAVNPPTSRMPCHDLQALEESGAQIRKVNLPRLTGGVLHTKFWIVDQKHIYLGSANMDWRALTQVKELGVAVYNCSCLAQDLGKMFEAYWALGLPDATIPSPWPANYSTTYNKETPLELKLNDTDAGVYLSSAPPALCATGRTEDLQSLVSIIDEAEEFVYIAVMSYLPTMEFSHPKRFWPVIDDHLRKAAYERRVLIRLLVSCWRHSKPIMFPFLRSLAALQDNHTHYSVEVRLFVVPANETQAKIPYARVNHSKFMVTDKVAYIGTSNWSGDYFLHTAGSALVVNHSHVEAGNQPTVREQLQAVFERDWDSRYSQGLSLLGQWEELCDTY
- the PLD3 gene encoding 5'-3' exonuclease PLD3 isoform X1, whose product is MFRSTPGAALQPPKAGSSGVRVLRSLPRSLPRRGAPPLGRITGCRPRPDWRFCLCLPEGSRRRHDSCACFGHRFSPRPRSFGGSSSLNTLKQMKPRVMYQQLKILHSPEEAPLAEPPSLAPQKDFRCTLVVAILSAMLVTALLFHTLILPFRGSASAGKMAPVPYLSNTCNDPCRSVLVESIPEGLTYDDNSTANPSIFEAWMTLLGDAESTVDIASFYWSLRNEDTHTQDPSASQGEEILAELAKVPSRGIALRIAVNPPTSRMPCHDLQALEESGAQIRKVNLPRLTGGVLHTKFWIVDQKHIYLGSANMDWRALTQVKELGVAVYNCSCLAQDLGKMFEAYWALGLPDATIPSPWPANYSTTYNKETPLELKLNDTDAGVYLSSAPPALCATGRTEDLQSLVSIIDEAEEFVYIAVMSYLPTMEFSHPKRFWPVIDDHLRKAAYERRVLIRLLVSCWRHSKPIMFPFLRSLAALQDNHTHYSVEVRLFVVPANETQAKIPYARVNHSKFMVTDKVAYIGTSNWSGDYFLHTAGSALVVNHSHVEAGNQPTVREQLQAVFERDWDSRYSQGLSLLGQWEELCDTY
- the PLD3 gene encoding 5'-3' exonuclease PLD3 isoform X3; translation: MALDLSWLKILHSPEEAPLAEPPSLAPQKDFRCTLVVAILSAMLVTALLFHTLILPFRGSASAGKMAPVPYLSNTCNDPCRSVLVESIPEGLTYDDNSTANPSIFEAWMTLLGDAESTVDIASFYWSLRNEDTHTQDPSASQGEEILAELAKVPSRGIALRIAVNPPTSRMPCHDLQALEESGAQIRKVNLPRLTGGVLHTKFWIVDQKHIYLGSANMDWRALTQVKELGVAVYNCSCLAQDLGKMFEAYWALGLPDATIPSPWPANYSTTYNKETPLELKLNDTDAGVYLSSAPPALCATGRTEDLQSLVSIIDEAEEFVYIAVMSYLPTMEFSHPKRFWPVIDDHLRKAAYERRVLIRLLVSCWRHSKPIMFPFLRSLAALQDNHTHYSVEVRLFVVPANETQAKIPYARVNHSKFMVTDKVAYIGTSNWSGDYFLHTAGSALVVNHSHVEAGNQPTVREQLQAVFERDWDSRYSQGLSLLGQWEELCDTY
- the PLD3 gene encoding 5'-3' exonuclease PLD3 isoform X2, with translation MKPRVMYQQLKILHSPEEAPLAEPPSLAPQKDFRCTLVVAILSAMLVTALLFHTLILPFRGSASAGKMAPVPYLSNTCNDPCRSVLVESIPEGLTYDDNSTANPSIFEAWMTLLGDAESTVDIASFYWSLRNEDTHTQDPSASQGEEILAELAKVPSRGIALRIAVNPPTSRMPCHDLQALEESGAQIRKVNLPRLTGGVLHTKFWIVDQKHIYLGSANMDWRALTQVKELGVAVYNCSCLAQDLGKMFEAYWALGLPDATIPSPWPANYSTTYNKETPLELKLNDTDAGVYLSSAPPALCATGRTEDLQSLVSIIDEAEEFVYIAVMSYLPTMEFSHPKRFWPVIDDHLRKAAYERRVLIRLLVSCWRHSKPIMFPFLRSLAALQDNHTHYSVEVRLFVVPANETQAKIPYARVNHSKFMVTDKVAYIGTSNWSGDYFLHTAGSALVVNHSHVEAGNQPTVREQLQAVFERDWDSRYSQGLSLLGQWEELCDTY